The following proteins come from a genomic window of Nostoc sp. ATCC 53789:
- a CDS encoding response regulator transcription factor: protein MSQSNVIRILLADDHPILGQALTMFLQCEPDMTVIGHAGDGREALELFHQHQPDVALMDLRMPKMEGADAIAAICAKFKHARIVVLTTFDGDEDIYRGLRAGAKGYLLKGAEPNELLDAIRTVHKGQRYIPPTIAAKLAERMGSEELSDRELEVLRLIAKGKNNQQISNVLNIAESTVRFHTNNIFGKLNVSDRTQALVTALNRGIVRL, encoded by the coding sequence ATGAGCCAATCCAATGTCATTCGCATCCTGCTTGCTGACGATCACCCCATCTTGGGACAAGCTTTAACAATGTTTCTTCAATGTGAGCCAGACATGACTGTAATCGGCCATGCTGGCGACGGGCGAGAAGCGTTAGAACTTTTCCACCAACATCAACCCGATGTAGCGCTGATGGATTTGCGAATGCCGAAGATGGAAGGTGCTGATGCGATCGCAGCCATCTGTGCTAAGTTTAAACACGCCCGAATCGTTGTGTTGACTACCTTTGATGGGGATGAAGATATCTATCGGGGATTACGGGCGGGTGCAAAGGGCTATCTCCTCAAGGGAGCGGAACCGAACGAACTCTTAGATGCGATTCGCACTGTTCATAAAGGACAAAGGTATATTCCGCCCACTATAGCAGCCAAGCTAGCCGAGCGGATGGGTAGTGAGGAATTGAGCGATCGTGAGTTGGAAGTGCTGCGCCTGATCGCCAAGGGCAAGAATAACCAGCAGATTAGCAATGTCCTTAACATTGCGGAGAGTACCGTCAGATTTCATACCAATAATATTTTCGGCAAGTTGAACGTTAGCGATCGGACTCAAGCCCTAGTCACCGCCCTGAACCGGGGGATTGTCAGGCTGTAG
- a CDS encoding CHAT domain-containing protein, protein MEQVLQEIQKIGESIGDAEKVDRLLQENLEHLYEKLDDKNENLDDKLVRELRTWATKMQEILDKLQPEEAKKIAKNILIFSNKIFQFSLNSKASNTEKEIVIAGYEIALKVFDKEAYPQEWALLQDQLGCFYSSRIRGGIAENIELAIQAFNSALKVYTHDYLCEQWANTQNNLGNTYLYRRREDKAENLETAIKLHNNVLKKLYNNEPYSIIWSNSYSLIWAETKNYIGCAYLEREKEDKAKNIELAIEAFKDALRVYTCNSFTYEWAKTHNNIGNAYLQRKKGDENLTQAIEESIEAFNAASQVFIDLDNYQWARTQNNLSSAYLQKKKGNKQENIDLAIKACQAALKVYNHNAYPQEWAITQSDLGDAYQTAGKYSEAYEAFDAAIGIVENLRGKIIFGSNIDSDKQKLAEEANLIYQNMVELCLELANNNPQYYAHAIEYAERSQARNLVELLATKNLYPKGDIYREEIDKLRHEISSKQRQNLSQQELPKLQKGLDELLNKINIEDDSFKFTQKINPISYSEIQDLVEEKTAIIKWYITTNKIITFIITGDKNHKSQQKPLCICSSKGLEKLIKWCKEYFETYHASRNDDNKRHEWKSLLTTRIQKLAKILHIRYVLSLIPENCNRLILIPHRFLHSLPLHALPFSNKQDKCLLDKFPGGVSYAPSCQLLQLSQTQQSLNLHHLFAIQNPSAKNPEANLKYSNLEVKLIKSFFGSYKVLEEQEAKEDNFKKFDWNSLSNFCIHFACHGEFNLKYPLESALILAETEEEAKDKQLKEQKEDGRLTLAEIFGLNLKHCQLVTLSACETGIADFQSLSDEYICLPSGFLFAGSPNVVASLWKVKDISTAFLTIKFYENLKQMQKNSSQLEKGAVAIALNQAQLWLRDLTVEKLNNWMKNMPLTGTEKFELRNTFPFDQIREPHHWAAFCAIGQ, encoded by the coding sequence TTGGAGCAAGTATTACAAGAAATACAAAAAATTGGAGAAAGTATAGGCGATGCCGAAAAGGTTGATCGCTTACTGCAAGAAAATCTAGAGCATTTGTATGAAAAACTAGATGATAAAAATGAAAATTTGGATGATAAATTAGTTAGAGAATTGCGAACTTGGGCAACCAAGATGCAAGAGATACTAGACAAATTGCAACCAGAAGAAGCAAAAAAGATTGCGAAAAATATTTTAATATTTAGTAATAAAATATTCCAGTTTTCGCTAAATAGTAAAGCCAGTAATACTGAAAAAGAGATCGTTATTGCTGGATATGAAATTGCATTGAAAGTATTTGATAAGGAAGCTTATCCTCAAGAGTGGGCATTACTTCAAGATCAATTGGGGTGTTTCTACAGCTCGCGAATCAGGGGTGGAATAGCAGAAAACATAGAACTAGCAATTCAAGCTTTCAACTCAGCTTTGAAAGTCTACACTCATGATTATCTTTGCGAACAATGGGCAAATACACAAAATAATCTTGGCAATACCTACCTTTACCGCAGGAGAGAAGACAAAGCTGAGAATTTAGAAACAGCAATTAAACTTCACAATAACGTGTTAAAAAAATTATACAACAACGAACCTTATTCTATAATTTGGAGCAACTCTTATTCTTTAATTTGGGCAGAAACTAAAAATTATATCGGCTGTGCTTACCTTGAAAGGGAAAAGGAAGATAAAGCAAAAAATATTGAACTAGCGATTGAAGCTTTCAAAGATGCTTTGCGTGTATATACTTGCAACTCTTTTACTTACGAATGGGCTAAAACTCATAATAATATTGGTAATGCTTACCTTCAAAGAAAAAAAGGAGATGAAAATCTAACTCAAGCAATTGAGGAATCAATTGAGGCATTCAATGCAGCTTCACAAGTTTTCATTGATCTGGATAATTACCAATGGGCTAGAACTCAAAATAATCTTAGCAGTGCTTACCTTCAAAAGAAAAAGGGAAATAAACAAGAGAATATAGATTTAGCAATTAAGGCTTGCCAAGCAGCTTTGAAAGTCTACAACCATAATGCTTATCCTCAAGAGTGGGCAATAACTCAAAGCGATCTCGGAGATGCTTACCAAACTGCTGGAAAATACAGTGAAGCTTACGAAGCTTTTGATGCTGCTATTGGTATCGTAGAGAACCTTAGAGGTAAGATAATTTTTGGCTCTAACATTGACTCAGACAAACAGAAACTTGCTGAAGAAGCGAATCTTATTTATCAAAATATGGTAGAACTTTGTCTAGAGCTAGCCAACAATAACCCTCAGTATTATGCTCATGCTATAGAATATGCTGAACGCAGCCAAGCTCGTAACCTCGTCGAACTTCTAGCAACGAAAAATCTCTATCCAAAAGGCGATATTTACCGCGAAGAGATTGACAAATTACGACATGAAATTTCAAGTAAACAAAGGCAAAATTTAAGCCAGCAAGAATTGCCTAAGTTGCAAAAAGGCCTAGATGAGTTACTAAATAAAATTAATATAGAAGACGACAGTTTTAAATTTACTCAGAAAATTAATCCTATCTCTTATAGCGAAATACAAGACTTAGTTGAAGAAAAGACTGCAATCATCAAATGGTATATCACAACTAACAAAATTATCACTTTTATTATCACTGGAGACAAAAACCACAAGAGTCAGCAAAAACCCCTTTGCATATGTTCATCTAAAGGCTTGGAAAAATTAATCAAGTGGTGCAAAGAATATTTTGAGACATACCATGCATCAAGAAATGATGACAATAAAAGACATGAGTGGAAAAGTCTACTAACTACTCGCATTCAAAAGTTGGCAAAAATTTTGCACATACGTTATGTCCTCTCCCTTATTCCTGAAAACTGTAATCGTTTAATATTAATCCCCCACCGTTTCTTACATTCGCTGCCCTTACATGCTTTACCTTTCTCAAATAAACAGGACAAATGCCTTCTAGATAAGTTTCCAGGAGGTGTGAGCTATGCACCTAGTTGTCAACTGCTGCAACTCAGTCAAACACAGCAAAGCCTTAATTTACACCACCTTTTTGCAATTCAAAATCCTAGTGCCAAAAATCCTGAGGCTAATCTGAAGTACAGCAATTTAGAAGTTAAACTTATCAAGTCCTTTTTTGGCTCTTATAAAGTATTAGAGGAGCAAGAAGCAAAAGAAGATAACTTTAAAAAATTTGATTGGAATTCGCTCTCAAACTTCTGTATTCACTTCGCTTGTCATGGCGAGTTTAACCTGAAATATCCGTTAGAATCAGCACTCATTTTAGCTGAAACCGAAGAAGAAGCCAAAGATAAACAGCTAAAAGAACAAAAAGAAGATGGACGCCTCACATTAGCCGAAATCTTCGGACTGAATCTCAAACATTGCCAACTTGTTACCCTCTCAGCCTGCGAAACAGGCATAGCAGACTTCCAAAGCCTCAGCGATGAATATATTTGTTTACCAAGTGGCTTCCTGTTTGCAGGTAGTCCCAACGTTGTCGCTAGCCTCTGGAAAGTAAAAGACATTTCTACTGCTTTCTTGACGATCAAATTTTACGAAAACTTAAAACAAATGCAAAAGAATTCTTCCCAACTCGAAAAGGGTGCAGTAGCTATTGCGCTCAATCAAGCTCAACTTTGGTTACGTGATTTAACGGTGGAGAAATTGAACAACTGGATGAAAAACATGCCTCTCACTGGTACAGAGAAATTTGAGTTAAGAAATACATTTCCTTTTGATCAGATCCGAGAGCCACATCACTGGGCAGCATTCTGTGCTATCGGTCAATAA
- a CDS encoding nuclear transport factor 2 family protein encodes MTKIITAFVKHQLKFPASIWLVSFLLTLGLTSGWQRTQATTPQQLAQTGTVQNAPTDLKNLLTQVDAAASKGDVKGVLQFYSPSFTHGDGLTLQTLEKSLVSLWKRYPKLQYSTKLLSSKSEGNGIIAETETKITGLPSGSGNNLALDATIKSRQRIESGRIVRQDILAERTQLTSGSKPPKIDIKLPQQVLVGQKYNFDAIVQEPLGDDFLLGTALEETIQPEKFLNPTPVDLQLLTSGGLFKTGQAPSTPGSQWVSAVILRGNGMTMVTQRLQVVKK; translated from the coding sequence ATGACTAAAATTATTACTGCTTTCGTAAAACACCAACTCAAATTTCCAGCCAGTATTTGGCTGGTTTCGTTCCTGCTAACCCTTGGTTTAACAAGTGGTTGGCAACGCACTCAAGCGACGACACCACAGCAATTAGCGCAAACTGGTACAGTTCAAAATGCACCAACCGATTTAAAAAACCTGTTGACACAAGTCGATGCAGCTGCCAGCAAGGGTGATGTCAAAGGGGTGTTGCAATTCTACAGCCCCTCTTTCACTCATGGGGATGGATTAACCCTCCAAACCCTAGAAAAGTCTTTGGTTTCACTTTGGAAACGATATCCTAAATTACAATACAGTACCAAACTGCTATCTTCAAAATCGGAAGGCAATGGGATTATTGCCGAAACAGAGACGAAAATAACTGGCTTACCCTCTGGTAGCGGGAATAATTTGGCTCTCGATGCCACGATTAAATCGCGTCAGCGCATTGAAAGCGGTAGAATCGTCCGTCAAGACATTTTGGCAGAACGCACCCAACTTACCTCTGGCAGCAAGCCACCCAAAATTGATATTAAATTACCACAACAGGTACTGGTTGGTCAGAAGTATAATTTTGATGCGATCGTCCAAGAGCCACTTGGGGATGATTTTCTACTAGGAACGGCGCTAGAGGAAACCATCCAACCAGAGAAATTTCTCAACCCCACACCCGTAGATTTGCAATTATTAACATCCGGTGGACTTTTTAAAACTGGACAAGCACCATCCACCCCTGGTAGCCAATGGGTTTCTGCTGTCATCCTGCGAGGTAATGGAATGACTATGGTAACTCAGCGTCTACAAGTGGTGAAGAAATAA
- a CDS encoding PAS domain S-box protein: protein MIVPFILQILAVVSLTGYLSFKNGQKAVNNIATRLLSEISQRVQQNLHTFLETPQQINQNNANTIKLGQLNIQEFAVLEKYFFEQLKVFNQVSLIGFANKNKEFISAEIFPDGSLTIRASGKSTKYNLRTYTTNKQGTRTGIKDFGKPYDTQRRDWYNKPIAEERPIWSKIYPHNSGIALYIAASQPAYDKQGNLQGVLLSNLNLSKIGTFLQNLKIGKTGISFIVERQSGRLVATSTNEKPFRSNNLETQLAENRIQPFLAINSNDKKTQFTSKYLKNKFHELKSINSSQQLYFSIDGKRQFIQVLPFQDNRGLDWLIVVVVPEDDFMQAINVNTRTTIVLCIAALIVAVAVGILILRWITQPVLALKKSALALAQGEWEKRIEIERSDELGELAKSFNSMADQLQEKFSEMQDLNKALLQSETRLKQFLDAIPVSVSIDDSSGQLYYTNRASQQLVNVELLPSIEYENIAEYYQIYLAGTDQLCPADELPIVYSLAGKTVHVDNLEFRHPNKTIPVEVLSTPIFDESGKVIYALTVCIDITERKKAEKILADYNSILEQQVTERTLELQREIAERKQAEVALLESETRFRLLAEATFEAIAITEQGILLDTNQTCAEMFGYELSELVGMRVMDFTAPEYQEQVMQKIRSGDEGIYETVCLRKDGSTFPAEIRARFMSYRGRTIRMAAIQDISSRKQAEEATVLAERNRLAQEIHDTLAQAFTVVIVHLDTASRKLTTDIEVAQKLIKAGRDLAHSGLTEARRSIKALRSQLLEDGDIFNALNRFATQMFSPTNTHIVCQLIGKIYPLSPDVENNLLRIGQEALTNAFKYAQAREIQIELAYQESQCSLRIKDDGQGFDMGSVSVINSFGLLIMSERAERIGAKLTIQSSPGQGTEVSVLVYRE from the coding sequence TTGATTGTTCCCTTTATTCTGCAAATTTTAGCGGTAGTAAGTTTAACGGGTTATCTCTCATTCAAGAATGGGCAAAAAGCAGTAAATAATATTGCCACACGGCTACTAAGTGAAATTAGCCAGCGTGTTCAGCAAAATCTACATACTTTTCTTGAAACTCCCCAGCAAATTAATCAGAATAATGCTAATACTATTAAACTTGGACAATTAAACATACAAGAGTTTGCTGTCTTAGAAAAATATTTTTTTGAGCAATTAAAAGTATTTAATCAAGTAAGTCTAATTGGTTTTGCCAATAAAAATAAAGAGTTTATTTCAGCAGAGATATTTCCTGATGGCTCTTTGACAATCAGAGCATCTGGTAAATCTACTAAATATAATTTACGGACTTATACTACTAATAAACAAGGCACACGCACGGGAATAAAGGATTTTGGCAAACCTTATGATACTCAAAGACGTGATTGGTATAACAAACCGATAGCAGAAGAAAGACCAATTTGGAGTAAAATTTATCCTCATAATTCTGGAATTGCTTTGTACATCGCTGCTAGTCAACCTGCTTACGATAAACAGGGAAATTTGCAAGGTGTATTACTCTCAAATTTAAACTTATCCAAAATTGGCACTTTTCTGCAAAATTTAAAAATTGGGAAAACAGGAATAAGTTTTATTGTTGAGCGTCAGTCTGGAAGATTGGTAGCAACTTCAACTAATGAAAAACCCTTCCGCTCAAATAATTTAGAGACACAATTAGCAGAAAATAGAATTCAGCCATTTTTGGCTATAAATAGTAATGATAAAAAAACACAATTTACTAGTAAATATTTAAAAAATAAATTTCATGAACTTAAGTCAATTAATAGCTCACAGCAATTATATTTCTCGATAGATGGTAAGCGGCAGTTTATTCAAGTTTTACCCTTCCAAGATAATCGAGGACTTGACTGGTTAATTGTGGTAGTAGTCCCAGAAGATGACTTCATGCAGGCAATTAATGTTAATACCCGCACCACTATTGTGCTGTGTATTGCTGCTTTGATAGTGGCTGTAGCTGTCGGTATTTTAATTTTACGGTGGATTACTCAACCAGTTCTAGCTTTAAAAAAATCAGCTTTAGCGCTTGCTCAAGGTGAATGGGAAAAAAGAATAGAAATAGAGCGTTCCGATGAATTGGGGGAATTAGCCAAGTCATTTAATAGTATGGCTGATCAACTCCAAGAAAAATTTTCGGAAATGCAGGATTTAAACAAAGCTTTATTGCAAAGTGAAACCCGCCTGAAACAATTTCTTGACGCTATACCTGTGAGTGTTTCGATAGATGATAGTAGTGGGCAACTCTACTATACTAATCGAGCTTCACAACAATTAGTCAACGTAGAGTTATTACCATCTATCGAATACGAAAATATAGCAGAATATTATCAAATTTATCTAGCTGGAACTGACCAGTTATGCCCTGCTGATGAACTGCCAATTGTATATTCTTTAGCTGGTAAAACTGTCCATGTTGATAATCTTGAGTTTCGCCACCCAAATAAAACTATCCCTGTAGAAGTTTTAAGCACCCCAATTTTTGATGAATCGGGCAAAGTAATATATGCGCTCACCGTTTGTATTGATATTACCGAACGCAAAAAAGCAGAGAAGATTCTAGCTGATTATAATTCGATTTTAGAACAACAGGTTACTGAACGTACCCTAGAACTACAACGAGAAATAGCTGAACGCAAGCAGGCAGAAGTGGCGCTTTTAGAGAGCGAGACGCGATTTCGGCTATTAGCAGAGGCAACATTTGAAGCGATCGCTATTACCGAGCAAGGCATACTTTTAGATACTAACCAAACCTGTGCTGAGATGTTTGGTTATGAACTTTCTGAGTTAGTTGGTATGCGTGTCATGGATTTTACTGCTCCTGAATATCAGGAACAGGTAATGCAGAAGATTCGCTCAGGGGATGAAGGAATTTATGAAACCGTTTGTCTGCGTAAGGATGGAAGCACATTTCCGGCTGAGATCAGAGCCAGATTTATGTCATATCGTGGGCGTACCATCAGGATGGCTGCAATACAGGATATTAGTAGTCGTAAGCAGGCTGAAGAAGCAACCGTATTAGCAGAACGTAACCGCTTGGCACAGGAAATTCACGATACTTTAGCACAAGCCTTCACCGTTGTTATTGTCCACTTAGACACCGCCTCACGAAAACTGACAACAGATATAGAAGTAGCACAGAAATTAATCAAAGCAGGGCGAGACTTAGCTCATTCTGGGCTAACTGAAGCACGCCGTTCGATAAAAGCATTGCGATCGCAATTATTGGAGGACGGCGACATTTTTAATGCTCTCAATCGCTTCGCCACTCAGATGTTTTCCCCTACCAATACACATATTGTCTGCCAATTAATAGGCAAGATATACCCCTTGTCTCCAGATGTTGAAAATAACCTACTCCGCATTGGACAAGAAGCATTAACCAATGCCTTCAAATATGCCCAAGCTAGAGAAATCCAAATTGAACTGGCGTATCAAGAAAGCCAGTGCAGCTTGCGAATCAAAGATGATGGACAAGGATTTGACATGGGGAGTGTATCTGTTATCAACAGCTTTGGTCTTTTAATTATGAGCGAACGAGCTGAACGCATAGGGGCAAAACTAACAATTCAGAGTTCGCCAGGACAGGGAACAGAAGTTTCAGTGTTAGTCTACCGAGAGTAA
- the murG gene encoding undecaprenyldiphospho-muramoylpentapeptide beta-N-acetylglucosaminyltransferase, giving the protein MANAPIRLLIAASGTGGHLFPAIALAEKLPDYQIEWLGVPNRLETQLVPKEYPLNTIAVEGFQQGFGLSSIRILAKLAGSIIEVRRILKQGNFQGVFTTGGYIAGPAVIAARSLGLPVVFHESNALPGKVTRFFGPWCSAVALGFEVAAKYLPRAKNVCVGTPVRSQFLNGEINSPLDLAIPDGVPLIVVFGGSQGAVAVNKLVRESAKAWFDAGAYVVHLTGDRDPEADSLKHPQYIALPFYNNMAALLQRATLAISRSGAGSLTELAVCGTPAILIPYPFAAEDHQSYNADVFTKAGAALTLKQSELTAQVLQSNVLNLLQSPQELAKMGENAHVLAVPDSAEKLAQLVREVVET; this is encoded by the coding sequence ATGGCAAACGCACCGATACGATTATTAATAGCTGCCAGTGGGACTGGTGGACACTTGTTTCCAGCGATCGCACTGGCAGAAAAACTTCCAGATTATCAAATCGAATGGCTGGGAGTACCCAATCGGCTAGAAACTCAACTTGTCCCTAAAGAGTATCCCTTGAATACTATTGCAGTTGAAGGGTTTCAGCAAGGGTTTGGACTCTCCTCGATTCGCATTTTGGCTAAACTCGCTGGTTCGATTATAGAAGTCAGACGAATTCTCAAACAGGGAAATTTTCAAGGGGTGTTTACCACTGGGGGTTACATCGCCGGGCCAGCTGTCATTGCGGCACGTTCTCTTGGTTTACCCGTGGTTTTCCACGAATCTAACGCCTTACCAGGTAAAGTAACTCGCTTTTTTGGCCCTTGGTGTAGTGCGGTAGCCTTGGGATTTGAAGTAGCTGCTAAGTATTTGCCTCGTGCCAAAAATGTCTGTGTTGGTACTCCCGTGCGATCGCAATTTCTCAACGGAGAAATTAATTCACCTCTGGATTTAGCCATTCCTGATGGTGTTCCCTTAATTGTCGTCTTTGGTGGTAGCCAAGGTGCAGTTGCGGTTAATAAGTTAGTGCGCGAATCTGCAAAGGCTTGGTTTGATGCTGGTGCTTATGTAGTACATTTAACTGGCGATCGCGATCCCGAAGCAGATAGTCTCAAACATCCGCAGTATATAGCCTTACCTTTTTACAACAATATGGCGGCGTTGTTGCAACGAGCAACTCTTGCCATTAGTCGTTCTGGTGCCGGTAGCTTGACAGAATTAGCAGTGTGCGGAACACCAGCAATTTTGATCCCTTACCCCTTTGCCGCAGAAGACCATCAATCTTACAATGCAGATGTATTTACCAAAGCTGGTGCGGCGTTAACACTGAAACAATCGGAGTTGACGGCGCAAGTATTGCAAAGTAATGTGTTGAATTTGTTGCAGTCACCGCAAGAGTTAGCAAAGATGGGGGAAAACGCTCATGTGCTCGCAGTTCCCGATAGTGCCGAAAAATTGGCGCAATTAGTGCGTGAGGTGGTAGAAACATAA
- a CDS encoding SDR family oxidoreductase, with amino-acid sequence MTSLQNQIILITGASSGIGTACARIFAGAGAKLILAARRLERLQQLADALVKEFGTEIHLLQLDVRDRNAVEEAISTLPPAWSDIDILINNAGLSRGLDKLHEGSFQDWEDMIDTNVKGLLYVSRYVVPGMVSRDRGHVVNLGSIAGHQTYPGGNVYCATKAAVRAISEGLKQDLLGTRVRVTSVDPGMVETEFSEVRFHGNTERAKTVYQGVTPLTADDVADVIFFCVTRSPHVNINEVVLMPVDQASATLVNRRTEN; translated from the coding sequence ATGACTTCCCTACAAAATCAAATCATTTTGATTACTGGCGCAAGTAGTGGTATTGGTACTGCTTGTGCGAGAATCTTTGCTGGTGCGGGTGCAAAACTAATCCTAGCAGCACGACGGTTAGAACGTTTGCAGCAGCTAGCAGATGCTCTCGTTAAAGAATTTGGTACTGAAATTCATTTATTACAGCTAGATGTGCGCGATCGCAACGCTGTCGAAGAAGCCATTTCTACTCTACCGCCTGCCTGGTCTGACATCGACATTCTGATTAATAATGCTGGTCTAAGTCGTGGTTTAGACAAGTTGCACGAAGGCAGCTTTCAAGACTGGGAAGACATGATTGATACTAACGTTAAGGGTTTACTTTATGTTTCCCGTTATGTTGTTCCGGGAATGGTGAGTCGCGATCGCGGCCATGTGGTAAATTTAGGTTCCATTGCGGGACATCAAACCTATCCCGGTGGCAATGTCTACTGTGCTACCAAAGCTGCTGTCAGAGCAATTTCTGAAGGTTTAAAACAAGACTTGTTGGGAACACGGGTACGTGTAACTTCCGTTGACCCTGGGATGGTGGAAACGGAATTTAGCGAGGTGCGGTTTCACGGAAATACTGAACGCGCTAAAACAGTCTATCAGGGAGTTACCCCACTGACAGCAGATGATGTGGCTGATGTGATATTTTTCTGTGTGACGCGATCGCCCCATGTCAATATTAACGAAGTTGTGCTGATGCCTGTTGACCAAGCTAGCGCTACCTTAGTTAATCGGCGAACGGAAAATTAA